The Ahaetulla prasina isolate Xishuangbanna chromosome 4, ASM2864084v1, whole genome shotgun sequence genome has a window encoding:
- the GHRHR gene encoding growth hormone-releasing hormone receptor isoform X2: MVDMKQEYSCVLLSLLILPSLVRAKVQPDCVPILEWKQNETNCLEEIQMNQNQTADCKRIWDRLLCWPEAKLGESLSFTCPGIIFHFTKQTGMVKRSCTEQGWSDPNPPYSVACSMEDDASKDEVSFFSTIQIIYTVGYSISAVSLAIAIVVLLAVRRLRCPRNYIHVHLFATFILKAIAIFIKDAVLLDGEGNDYCTFSTAGCKISVVFLNFFTMANFMWLLVEALYLNYLLLSSFPQGKKFYWWLVFFGWGSPTFFTALWIFLKVNFEDILCWDVNQDSPYWWVIQGPIMVSVAVNFILFVNIVQILTKKLHLKDMRLNNSFRYRRLSKSTLLLIPLLGTHYIIFNFLPEYTQVGARLYIELCIGSFQGFIVAFLYCFLNQEEEEEDDQMDGPPQLRDQSDKLDI; the protein is encoded by the exons ATGGTTGATATGAAGCAAGAATACTCCTGTGTATTATTATCCCTGCTGATTCTGCCATCTCTG GTCCGGGCCAAGGTTCAACCAGACTGTGTCCCCATCTTAGAGTGGAAACAGAATGAAACCAACTGCTTAGAAGAGATCCAGATGAACCAGAACCAAACTGCAG ATTGTAAAAGAATATGGGACCGACTTCTATGTTGGCCAGAGGCAAAGCTTGGAGAGTCGTTATCCTTCACCTGTCCAGGCATCATTTTCCACTTCACAAAGCAAACAG GGATGGTGAAACGGAGTTGCACAGAGCAAGGCTGGTCTGACCCGAATCCACCTTATTCGGTCGCTTGTTCGATGGAAGATGATGCCTCTAAGGATGAA gtttctttcttttcaacgATCCAAATCATCTATACTGTGGGTTACAGCATCTCAGCTGTCTCTCTTGCCATCGCAATTGTTGTTCTCCTGGCAGTCAG GAGACTCCGATGCCCAAGGAACTACATCCATGTCCACCTTTTCGCCACCTTCATCTTGAAAGCCATTGCGATCTTCATCAAGGACGCAGTTCTCCTGGATGGCGAAGGGAACGATTACTGCACCTTCTCCACG GCCGGATGTAAGATCTCAGTGGTCTTCCTTAACtttttcaccatggccaacttcatGTGGCTCTTAGTAGAAGCTCTGTATCTCAACTACctgctcctctcttccttcccccaGGGGAAgaagttctactggtggcttgtCTTCTTTGGATGGG gttCCCCGACATTCTTCACCGCCCTGTGGATATTTCTGAAAGTcaattttgaagatatttt GTGCTGGGACGTAAACCAAGATTCCCCTTACTGGTGGGTCATCCAAGGCCCCATCATGGTCTCTGTTGCG GTCAATTTCATTCTTTTCGTCAATATTGTCCAAATCCTGACGAAAAAGCTGCATCTCAAGGATATGCGCTTGAACAACTCATTTCGATACAG ACGCCTCTCTAAGTCAACCCTGCTTCTCATTCCCTTGCTTGGGACCCATTACATCATCTTCAATTTCCTGCCCGAATACACCCAAGTGGGAGCCCGTCTCTACATTGAACTGTGCATTGGATCGTTTCAG GGCTTCATCGTTGCCTTTTTGTACTGTTTTCTGAATCAAGAG